Proteins from one Amycolatopsis benzoatilytica AK 16/65 genomic window:
- a CDS encoding CapA family protein, with amino-acid sequence MSAHHPTIFLGGDVMTGRGIDQILPHRGDPALRERAVTDARTYVTLAERASGPIARPVEFAWPWGDALAVLDEYAPDVRLINLETSITGDGQFAPGKAVHYRMHPDNLACLAVARPDVCVLANNHVLDFGARGLADTLDTLAKARISAVGAGPDARRAHCPVSVGAPGERRVVIAAGGMESSGIPRDWAATEQRPGVAFVPDLSDRSAEALAERAVALKRPGDLAIVSLHWGSNWGYSIASAEVRFAHRLIDAGADLVYGHSSHHPRPIEVYRGKLILYGCGDLINDYEGITGFEAYRDELRLLYFATLDPGSGTLVSLRLVPLAAKQMRLRYASSSDVDWLRSTLERVSVRFGTTVQRDAGGALTVSAA; translated from the coding sequence GTGAGCGCGCACCATCCGACCATTTTTCTCGGCGGCGACGTGATGACCGGCCGCGGCATCGACCAGATCCTGCCGCATCGAGGCGATCCGGCACTGCGCGAACGGGCGGTGACCGACGCCCGCACCTATGTGACTCTCGCCGAGCGGGCCAGCGGCCCGATCGCGCGACCCGTCGAGTTTGCCTGGCCGTGGGGGGACGCGCTGGCGGTGCTCGACGAGTACGCGCCTGACGTGCGGTTGATCAATCTCGAGACTTCGATCACCGGCGACGGCCAGTTCGCGCCCGGCAAAGCCGTGCACTACCGCATGCACCCGGACAACCTCGCCTGCCTGGCCGTGGCCAGACCGGATGTGTGCGTGCTGGCCAACAACCACGTCCTGGACTTCGGCGCCCGGGGACTCGCCGACACTCTGGACACGCTGGCGAAGGCCCGGATCTCCGCGGTGGGTGCGGGTCCGGACGCCCGCCGGGCGCACTGTCCGGTGTCGGTGGGCGCGCCGGGCGAGCGCCGGGTGGTGATCGCCGCGGGCGGGATGGAGTCGAGCGGAATACCGCGAGACTGGGCCGCAACGGAGCAGCGTCCAGGCGTGGCCTTCGTTCCCGATCTGTCGGATCGCAGCGCCGAGGCGCTGGCGGAGCGGGCCGTCGCGCTGAAACGACCGGGCGATCTGGCAATCGTGTCCCTGCATTGGGGCTCCAACTGGGGCTACTCCATCGCGTCGGCAGAGGTCCGGTTCGCGCACCGGCTGATCGACGCCGGCGCCGATCTCGTGTACGGGCACTCCTCACACCATCCACGGCCGATCGAGGTGTATCGCGGGAAACTGATCCTCTACGGCTGCGGGGACCTGATCAACGACTATGAAGGCATCACCGGCTTCGAGGCATACCGGGACGAGTTGCGGTTGCTGTACTTCGCCACGCTCGATCCCGGCAGCGGCACACTCGTCTCCTTGCGCCTCGTGCCCTTGGCAGCGAAGCAAATGCGGCTTCGCTACGCGTCGTCCAGCGACGTGGACTGGCTGCGCTCGACGCTCGAACGCGTCAGTGTGCGGTTCGGGACCACAGTTCAGCGAGATGCTGGCGGCGCGCTCACCGTGTCTGCGGCTTGA
- a CDS encoding universal stress protein: MRTVLAVQHQEPAVPVAEVAGAIADLLHSSVSTIDYFGAEPVVAVLAELARPDIVLGVVGRDASAGSQAWRVAAGAAKPVVVVPPAFSPGPAAPLSRVLVPLDGTEESAAAVADTMRLFAGAGLEVIVLHVFDKTTVPAFWDQAAHARRSWETEFRARFCAPVDARIELRNGTPGEHVARVAADEQVDLIALGWSQRLDEGRARTVRSTVRESTVPVMLVPLASERESRCEPGRS; the protein is encoded by the coding sequence ATGCGGACCGTGCTGGCGGTGCAGCACCAGGAACCAGCGGTACCGGTGGCCGAAGTCGCCGGAGCCATCGCTGACCTCCTGCACAGCTCAGTGTCCACAATAGACTATTTCGGAGCGGAGCCGGTGGTGGCGGTGCTTGCCGAGCTGGCCCGCCCGGACATCGTGCTCGGTGTCGTCGGCCGCGACGCGAGTGCCGGGAGCCAGGCCTGGCGCGTCGCCGCGGGTGCGGCCAAACCGGTCGTCGTCGTACCGCCGGCGTTCTCCCCCGGCCCTGCCGCGCCGCTGTCGCGAGTGCTTGTTCCCCTCGACGGCACCGAGGAATCCGCGGCGGCCGTCGCGGACACCATGCGCTTGTTCGCCGGCGCCGGACTCGAAGTCATCGTGCTCCACGTGTTCGACAAAACTACGGTGCCCGCGTTCTGGGACCAGGCCGCGCACGCGCGCCGCAGCTGGGAAACCGAATTTCGCGCCAGATTCTGCGCACCCGTCGACGCACGTATCGAACTCCGGAACGGCACTCCCGGCGAACACGTGGCGCGGGTGGCCGCCGACGAGCAGGTCGACCTCATCGCACTCGGCTGGTCACAGCGTCTGGACGAGGGCCGGGCCCGCACCGTGCGCAGCACGGTGCGGGAATCGACAGTTCCCGTCATGCTGGTCCCGCTGGCCAGCGAACGCGAGAGCCGGTGCGAACCGGGAAGATCCTGA
- a CDS encoding glycosyl hydrolase family 65 protein has translation MNGRGRVFDAVVLGPDRHCPAPVRRRIAALRRLGVAVVATQPQLAAHGIGAGQALTLDGVRDDGAELCRVLDEELRRRRRGRVPVRYDDPAWTLVETGLDPLRHRVVEALFTVGSGRCATRGAVEEPTAGSVPLTLVSGVYVRGAADEHLLPAPDWTGLQITPSVTADRHVLDLHAGVLVREESDADHPVRTLRFASVTRSGVVALRAEGGIGRVRAGTPLRPPPGARTAEGEQGRYRWVQVSGESGVTAVAAQRQRRDGDVRTVERLVAIVSGKHAPPPGKAAGTLAAVEDLGFDRLLAEHRAAWAHRWASVNVEIPGDPELELAARFALFQLWCNVGGRREAAVGARGVSGAGYAGHVFWDADVFVLPAVASMDPRLAKAMVAYRAHRLPAARLAARAAGRRGARFPWESAADGTDVTPRSGHLGGRPVEITTGRLEEHITADVAWAAWHCAEWTGDRRFARARLLPLLAESARYWASRCRVDTAGTAHIDTVTGPDEYHESVSDNAFTNVLARWNLHAAARLVPGLDAGAGREAPGWFALADALVDGYQAETGVYEQFAGYFALKPTLIADVASPPVAADVLFGQQYVAASQIIKQPDVLMLHHMVPEQVAPGSLRPNLAFYGPRTAHGSSLSPAIMAGLLARAGQPDEALPLLRTALRLDLDDLTGTTSAGLHLATMGGAWQALLSGIAGVQVRGATLRLAPNLPSSWPRLGVRFRCLGRHIRLDITPDDVRIHTDGLLRVSLNGREHLLPAGHTRLARP, from the coding sequence GTGAACGGCCGAGGGCGGGTGTTCGACGCCGTCGTGCTGGGACCGGACAGGCACTGCCCGGCACCAGTACGGCGGCGGATCGCCGCGCTGCGCAGGCTGGGAGTCGCTGTCGTGGCAACGCAGCCGCAGCTGGCAGCGCACGGCATCGGCGCCGGGCAGGCGCTGACGCTCGACGGGGTCCGCGACGACGGGGCTGAGCTGTGCCGTGTCCTGGACGAGGAGCTGCGCCGCCGCCGGCGCGGCCGGGTCCCCGTGCGGTACGACGATCCGGCGTGGACGCTGGTCGAGACCGGCCTGGATCCCCTGCGCCATCGGGTGGTCGAGGCGTTGTTCACGGTGGGCTCAGGTCGATGCGCGACCCGTGGCGCGGTGGAAGAGCCAACGGCGGGCTCAGTGCCCTTGACACTGGTCTCCGGCGTGTACGTCCGCGGTGCCGCGGACGAGCACCTGCTGCCGGCACCGGACTGGACGGGTTTGCAGATCACGCCGTCCGTCACGGCCGACCGCCACGTGCTCGACCTTCACGCGGGTGTACTGGTGCGTGAAGAGTCCGATGCGGACCATCCGGTGCGGACCCTGCGGTTCGCCAGTGTCACGCGTTCGGGAGTGGTCGCCCTGCGGGCCGAAGGGGGCATTGGGCGGGTGCGGGCGGGAACACCCTTGCGACCGCCTCCCGGCGCGCGGACGGCCGAGGGCGAGCAGGGGCGCTACCGGTGGGTACAGGTGTCCGGCGAGTCCGGCGTCACCGCGGTCGCGGCCCAGCGGCAGCGCCGCGACGGGGACGTGCGCACCGTGGAACGGCTGGTCGCCATCGTCTCCGGAAAGCACGCCCCGCCACCGGGGAAGGCGGCAGGGACGCTCGCCGCCGTCGAGGACCTCGGCTTCGACCGGCTGCTCGCTGAGCATCGGGCCGCGTGGGCGCACCGATGGGCGAGCGTGAACGTCGAGATCCCCGGCGATCCGGAACTGGAGCTGGCGGCCCGGTTCGCGCTGTTTCAGCTGTGGTGCAACGTCGGAGGCCGCCGCGAGGCCGCGGTGGGTGCGCGCGGCGTGTCCGGCGCGGGCTATGCCGGGCACGTGTTCTGGGACGCCGACGTGTTCGTGCTGCCGGCGGTGGCGAGCATGGATCCGCGACTGGCCAAGGCGATGGTGGCCTACCGCGCGCACCGCCTGCCTGCCGCACGCCTCGCGGCACGCGCGGCTGGCAGGCGCGGCGCCCGCTTCCCGTGGGAATCGGCCGCCGACGGCACCGACGTCACGCCGCGCTCCGGTCACCTCGGCGGCAGACCCGTGGAGATCACCACCGGGCGGCTGGAAGAACACATCACCGCCGACGTCGCGTGGGCGGCATGGCATTGCGCGGAATGGACCGGCGATCGCCGGTTCGCTCGCGCCCGGTTGCTGCCGCTGCTGGCCGAATCCGCCCGCTACTGGGCCTCGCGATGCCGCGTCGACACCGCCGGGACGGCACACATCGACACCGTCACCGGGCCCGACGAGTACCACGAATCGGTGTCCGACAACGCGTTCACCAACGTGCTTGCCCGGTGGAACCTGCACGCCGCGGCCCGCCTGGTGCCCGGCCTGGACGCCGGAGCCGGCCGGGAGGCGCCAGGCTGGTTCGCCCTCGCGGACGCACTCGTGGACGGGTACCAGGCCGAGACCGGCGTATACGAACAGTTCGCCGGGTACTTCGCGCTGAAGCCGACCCTCATCGCCGACGTGGCGAGCCCGCCGGTGGCCGCCGACGTGCTGTTCGGCCAGCAGTACGTCGCCGCCTCGCAGATCATCAAGCAACCGGACGTGCTGATGCTCCACCACATGGTGCCCGAGCAGGTCGCACCCGGCTCGCTGCGGCCCAACCTGGCTTTCTACGGCCCGCGCACCGCACACGGTTCCTCACTGTCCCCCGCGATCATGGCCGGCTTGCTGGCCAGAGCGGGCCAGCCGGACGAGGCCCTGCCGCTGCTGCGCACCGCACTGCGCCTCGACCTCGACGACCTGACCGGAACTACCTCCGCAGGCTTGCATCTGGCCACCATGGGCGGGGCCTGGCAGGCCCTGCTGTCCGGAATCGCGGGCGTGCAGGTCCGCGGCGCGACGCTGCGCCTCGCCCCGAACCTGCCAAGCTCGTGGCCTCGGCTCGGGGTGCGGTTCCGCTGCCTCGGAAGGCACATCCGGCTCGACATCACACCGGACGACGTCCGGATCCACACCGACGGCCTGCTGCGAGTGAGCCTGAACGGGCGGGAACACCTCCTGCCGGCCGGGCACACGCGGCTGGCCCGGCCCTGA